The following nucleotide sequence is from Solidesulfovibrio carbinolicus.
GTGCCGCCGAAATAAAACGGCACGTTGAACTGTTGGATCAGCATCATGGGCAACACGCAGACGGCGGAGATGTACATCGAACCCCACAGGGTGATGCGCACCAGCACCTTGTCGATGTATTCCTTGGTCTTGGCCCCGGGACGAATACCCGGAATAAAGCCGCCCTGCTTGCGGATGTTCTCGGCGATATCATTGGGATCAAAGATAATGGCCGTATAGAAATAGCAGAAGAAGACAATCAGCGCGATAAAGATCACATTGTAGGTCATCGTCTCCGGTGAAAACACCGAGGCCACGGTCTTCAGCCAAGGCACGCTCGAAAACTCGCCCAAGGTCGCCGGGAAAAGCAGAATCGAGGAGGCGAAAATGGGCGGGATAACGCCGGCCGTGTTGACGCGCAGCGGCAGATGGGTGGTCTGGCCGCCGTACATTTTTCGTCCGACCATGCGCTTGGCGTATTGGATGGGAATACGTCGCTGCCCTCGCTCCATGAACACGATGGCGACCAGCACGGCCAGCATCAGCGCCACGATAAGGATGAGCATAAGCGGCGAAAGTTCCCCGGCCTTGAGCAGATCGAAGGTAGAGAGCACGGCGCGCGGCAATCCGGCCACGATGCCGGAATAGATGATCAGCGAAATACCGTTGCCGATCCCCTTCTCCGTCAGCTGCTCGCCAAGCCACATAAGAAACACCGTGCCGGCGCACAGCGTGATGATGGTCATGAGGCGAAAGCCCCAGCCAGGCATGAGCACCACCGGCGCGCCCGTGGGGCTGGCCATGCTTTCCAGGCCAACGGCGATGCCGAAGCCCTGGATGCAGGTGATGAGCACCGTGCCGTAGCGGGTGTACTGGGTGATCTTTTTCTTCCCGGCGGCGCCCTCCTCCTTCTGCATCTTGGCCAGCTCGGGGCTGACCACGGTCAGCAGCTGGATAATGATGGAGGCGGAGATGTAGGGCATGATCCCCAGGGCGAAGATGGAGAGGTTGCGCAGCCCTCCGCCGGAGAACATGTCGAACAGGCCAAAAAGGGTGTTCTTGGCGCTTTCGAAGAAATCCGCCAGCGCGGCCGAATCAACGCCCGGCACCGGGACATGCACGCCGATGCGGTAGACGGCCACAAGCAGGAAGGTCCAAAGGAGCTTTTTTTTCAGCTCCGGCAGACGGGCCAGATTTTCGACTCCGGTAAGGGCCACGGCAACTTCCGTTTATTCAGTAGGGGTTTCGGTCAAAGCCTCGGGCGTTCCCAGGGCGATGACCTTGCCGCCGGCGGCGGTGATTTTCTCAGCCGCCTTGGCGCTGAACTTGTGGGCCTCGACGGTGACGGCGGCGGCGACTTCGCCGACGCTCAAGATCTTGACCAGGGCGCCGGCCGGGGCCAGACCGCGATCATAGATGTCGTCGAGGGTGATGGCGTCCTTGCCGTCGAAGGAAGCCAGCAGCCGATCCAGATTGATGGGCTGGAAGACGACCTTGAACGGGTAGTTCTTAAAGCCGCGCTTGGGCAGACGGCGGGCGATGGGCATCTGGCCGCCTTCGAACCAAGCGCGGTGCTTGGCGCCGGCCCGGGAATTCTGGCCCTTGTTGCCGCGACCAGAGGTGCAGCCCCAGCCGGTGGCCCGGCCACGGCCGACGCGCTTGCGGCTGGCCCGCTCCTCGGGGAAGGGATAGAGCTCGTGGAGCTTCATGACTCGGTCACCTCAACGAGATGTTGGACCTTCGCGATCATGCCGACCAGGGTGTCGGTTTTCTCGAAGGAGCGTTCCTGGCGGATTTTCTTCAGGCCAAGTGAAGCCAGGGTGGCGCGCTGCTTGGGCGTGTTGCCGTAGCGGCTTCTCACCAGCTTGACGGTAATGTTTGCCATGGCGTTGCGTCCTTACTTGCGGGGCGTGGACAGGGCCTTGCCACGCATGGCGCTGACCGAGTCGGCGCTGCGCAGCGAAGCCAAGCCTTCCATGGTGGCCCGCAAGACGTTGTGCGGATTGTTGGTGCCGATGGCCTTGGTCAAGATGTCATGGACGCCGCAGGCTTCCATGATGGCGCGCACCGGACCGCCGGCAATAATGCCGGTACCCTTGGAGGCGGGCTTGAGCATGACGCGACCGGCCCCGAACTGGCCGAGGATCTCGTAGGGCAGCGTACCGTCGAGCAGGGGCACCCGGATCATGGCCTTGCGGGCCTGTTCCGTGGCCTTGCGGATGGCTTCAGGCACTTCGTTGGCCTTGCCCAGTCCGTAGCCCACCGAGCCCTTGCCGTCGCCGACGACGACCAGGGCGCTGAAGCTGAACCGACGGCCGCCCTTGACGACCTTGGCGACGCGATTGAGGTACACGATCTTTTCGATCTGAGACAGATCGGATTGCTGTTCCATGCCGTCTTCCTTCGCGCGTTTAGAATTTGAGGCCGCCATCCCGCGCTCCGTCGGCCAGGGCCTGCACCCTGCCGTGGTAGATGTAACCGTTGCGATCAAACACAACGGCCTGGATGTTGCGTTCAAGGGCCTTGGCGGCCAGGTCTTTACCGACCATGGTCGCCGCTTCCTTGTCGGCCTTGACCGCCTCGCCGGCCCTCAAAAGCGTCAGGCTGGAGGAGGACACCAGGGTCTGTCCGGTCAGATCGTCGATCACCTGGGCGTAGATGTGCCGGTTGGACCGGTACACCACGAGCCTGGGGCGTTCGACGGTGCCAGACAGTTTCTTGCGGATGCGGACTTTCCGGCGCGCTCGCGCCAGGGTCTTGGTCATCTTCATGCTGCTAGCCCCTATTTCTTGCCGCCGGACTTACCGGCCTTGCGGCGAATGACTTCGTTTTCGTACTTGATGCCCTTGCCCTTGAAGGGTTCAGGCGGCCGCACGCGACGGATGCGGGCGGCGGTTTCGCCAAGGAGCACCTTGTCGATGCCCGACAAGGTCAGCTTGTTGCCTTCCACCTTGGCTTCAATGCCCTCGGGCAGCTTGAAATCCACCGGGTGGGAGAACCCCACGGCCAGGGACACGGTGTTGCCGGTGGTGGCGACCTTGTAGCCGACGCCGATGACTTCCAGCGTCTTGGTGAAACCCTTGCTCACGCCCTCGACGAGGTTGGCAAGCAAGGTGCGGCGCAGGCCGTGCTGGGCACGGGCCACACGGGTGTCGTCGGTGCGGCTGACCTGGACCTTGCCGTCGGCGACGGCGTAGGCGATCTTGGGATGCGTGGGGGTGGACAGCTGGCCCTTGGGGCCCTTGACCACCACCGCATCGGAAGCCAGCTCAACGGACACGCCGGCGGGCAGCTCGATTTCGCGTTTTCCTATCCTGGACATGACATCTTCTCCGCGGTGGATCTTATTACCAGATTTCGCACAGGAGCTCGCCGCCGACATTGAGCTCGCGAGCCTTGGCTCCTTCCAGGATGCCCCGGGAAGTGGACAGGATGCTGATGCCCAGGCCGTTTTGCACCTTGGGGATGGCCTCGGCCGGCACGTACACGCGCCGTCCGGGCTTGCTCACCCTTTTGAGCCCCGAAATGATCGGTTTGCCGCTCTGATATTTGAGGTTGATGGTCAGCGCTTGCCCGTCCACGGCGAAGTCCCCGATGTAGCCTTCCTCTTTGAGGATGGCGGCAATGGCGGCCTTCAGTTTGGACGTGGGAAACGACAGGTCCGCGTGCAAGGCCCGATGGGCATTGCGGATGCGGGTCAGCATATCGGAAATGGGATCGGTCACCGACATGGCGTCCTTCTCCTTACCAGCTCGACTTGCGCACGCCGGGCATTTCGCCGGTCAGCGACATGTTACGGAAACAAATACGGCAAACGCCGAACTTGCGCAGATACGCCCGGGGACGACCACAGATGGGGCAACGATTGTACGCCCTGGTGGAAAACTTCGGTTTGCGGCTGGCTTTCACCATCAAAGATTTACGGGCCACGTCCGTTCTCCTTACTTTTTAAACGGCATGCCGAGCAGGTCCAGCAACATCTTGCCTTCCTTGTCGGCGGTGGCCGTAGTGACGATGGTGACGTTCATGCCCTTGACGTGCTCGACGCGATCCACGTTGATTTCCGGGAAAATGCTGTGCTCCCGGATACCGAGGGTAAAATTGCCGCGTCCGTCGAATCCACGGTCAGGCACGCCGCGAAAGTCGCGAACCCGAGGCAGGGCAAAATTCATGAGTTTGTCGAGATAATCCCACATCCGATCCCGGCGAAGGGTCACACGGCACCCCACCGGCATGCCCTCCCGGAGCTTAAAGGCCGCGATGGACTTTCGGGCTCGTGTGATCACGGCCTTTTGTCCAGCGATGGCAGTCAGCTCGACCACGGCTTCCTCGATGAGCTTATTGTTGTTGCTCGCTTCGCCCAAACCCATGTTGAGCGAGACAAAGGAAAGCCGGGGGATTTGCATGCTGGAAGTGTACCCGAACTCTTTCTTCAGCTCCGGGGCTACCTTCTCGGCATAGATTTGTTCCAGGCGGGTCATACCGTTTCCTTTTGACGCTAGGCGATTTCGTGGTTGCACTTCTTGCAGAAGCGAACCTTCTTGCCATCAGCGGTGTATTTGTAGCCGACCTTGGCCGGCTTGGCGCAACCTTCGCACAAGAGAGCCACGTTGGAGATGTCCAACGGCGCTTCCTTCTCGATGATTCCGCCGGGGGTCTTGGCGTAGGGATTGGCCTTGGTGTGGCGCTTGACCTGGTTCACCTTTTCCACCAGCACGGCGTTGCGCTTGGGCAGGATCTTTAAGATCTTGCCCACTTTGCCCTTGTCCTTGCCGGCGATGACCATCACCTTGTCGTCTTTACGAATCCGATAGGTTTTCATGTCGTCCTCGATGCGCGTGGGAAGCCCTAGAGGACTTCAGGAGCCAGCGACACGATTTTCATGAAGTTTTTCTGCCGCAGCTCGCGCGCGACCGGTCCGAAGATACGGGTTCCAACCGGCTCGCCCTGGTTGGACAGCAGCACGGCGGAGTTGGAGTCGAACTTGATGTAGGAACCGTCGGCCCGGCCGACTTCCTTTTTGGTCCGAACCACAACGGCCTTCATCACGGCGCCCTTTTTCACCTTGGAATTGGGCAGGGCGTCCTTGACGGACACGACGATGATGTCGCCCACCGTGGCGTAACGGCGACGGGAGCCGCCGAGCACCTTGATGCAGCACACTCGTTTCGCGCCGGAATTGTCCGCCACATCGAGATTGGATTCAACCTGAATCATGTCGAGCTCCTAGACCGCTTTTTCCATGATTTTTTCAAGATGCCACCGCTTACGGGCGGACAGCGGCCGATGCTCGATGATGCTCACGGTATCGCCGATGCCGCAGTCGTTCTGCGGATCATGGGCCATGAACTTGTTGCGGCGACGGATGTACTTTTTGTACAGTGGATGCTTCACCAGGGTCTCGACCATGACCACGATGGTCTTGTCGGCCTTGTCGGAGACCACGACGCCGGTCAGCACCCGGCGATTGCTTTTCTGTTCTTCCATGGTGATCCCCGATTAGCCTTGACGCTTCTTTTCAGTTTGCACCGTCATGATGCGGGCGATGTCCTTGCGGACTTCACGCAGACGGTGGGTCTTTTCCAGCTGGGCCGTGGCGTGCTGAAAGCGCAGCTTGAAGAGTTCCTCGCGGGACTCGCCCAGCTTCTTGCCCAGGGCCTCGACGTCGAGATCGCGCAGTTCGGCGGTCTTCATGGCTACAAGCCCTCCTTGACCACAATCTTGGTCTTGATCGGCAGCTTGTGCTGGGCCCGGGTCAGCGCTTCCTTGGCGGTCTCGATGTCCACGCCCTTGATCTCGTAGAGCACGCGACCGGGCTTGACCGGAGCGAACCAGCCCACAGGAGAGCCTTTGCCCTTGCCCTGACGGACTTCAGCCGGCTTTTCCGTGCGCACGCGGTCCGGGAAGACGCGAATCCAGACTTTGCCGCCGCGCTTGATGTGGCGCATGATGGCGATACGAGCGGATTCAATCTGCTGGCTGGTGAGCTTGCCGTGCTCCAGAGCCTTGATGCCGATTTCACCGAAGTCGATGCTGGCGCCGCGCAGGGCGGGACCGCGCAGGCGGCCCTTTTGCATCTTCCGGAATTTGGTTTTTTTGGGAGCCAACATTACGCTTCCACCTCATGATCCAAAATCTCGCCTTTGAAAATCCAGACCTTGACCCCGATGACGCCGTAGGTGGTCTTGGCGATGGCGTAGCCGTAGTCGATGTCGGCGCGCAGGGTCTGCAGGGGCACCCGACCGTCGCGGTACCATTCGGAGCGGGCGATTTCCGCTCCGGCCAGGCGGCCGGCGCAGGAGACCTTGATGCCCTCGGCGCCGAACTTGCGCGACAGGCCGACGGTGCGCTTCATGGCCCGGCGGAAGGCCACGCGGCGCTCAAGCTGCAGCGCGATGTTCTCGGCGACGAGCTGGGCGTCGATTTCGGGACGGCGGATTTCGTTGACTTCCACCGTGAATTCCCGACCGAAGCGCTGCTTGAGGTCGCCGCGAACCTTCTCGATCTCCGTGCCCTTGCGGCCGATGACAATGCCGGGCCGGGCGGTGTGGATGATCAGGCGAATCTTGCCCCCCGCGCGTTCGATCTCGATCTTCGAGATCCCGGCGTGGTACAGGCTCTTCTTGACGAACTTACGGATCTTGTTGTCCTCGAAAACGAACTCCGGGTAATCCTTCTTGGAAAACCAACGCGAGAGCCAGTTCTTGTTGTATCCGAGGCGAAATCCGTAGGGATGAACTTTCTGTCCCATCTGTCGCTCCTAGTTCTCGGCCACAACGACGGTGATATGGCTCGTGCGCTTGACGATCCGGAAGGCGCGTCCCATGGAGCGGGTCATGATCCGCTTGTGGGTCGGCCCGGGATTGATGATCACCTGCTTGACCGTAAGGTTGTCGATATCCACCCCGGAGATCTGCTCGGCGTTGGCAACGGCCGAGTGGAGCACCTTGCCGATGATCTTGGCCGATTTTTTGGGGGTGAATTTCAGTATGTTCATGGCCTCCTCGACCGGCCGGCCGAGGATGTTGGCGGCGACGAGCCGCGCCTTCTGGGGCGACAGGCGAATGTACTTGGCGATGGCTTTGGCTTCCATGGTTTTGTCCCGACGGGGTGGTCTCCCCGACTACTTTTTCACTTTGCTTTTCTTGTCCGCGGCATGGCCGTGGAAGGTCCGCGTAGGGGCAAACTCGCCGAGTTTGTGCCCGACCATGTTCTCGGAGACAAAAACCGGAATGAACTTTTTCCCGTTGTGCACGGCAAAAGTCAGACCAACCATCTCGGGCAGGATCATGGACCGGCGAGACCAGGTCTTGATCACGCGGCGATCCTTGTTCTCCAGGGCGTAGGCGACCTTCTTTTCCAAGTGATCGTCCACGAACGGACCTTTTTTGAGTGAACGAGGCATAGGCGTTTCCTCTTACTTTTGTCCGCGCCGCTTGACGATAAGCTTGGACGAGGGCTTTTTCTTGTTGCGGGTCTTGTAGCCCTTGGTCGGCTTGCCCCACGGGGTGACCGGGTGACGACCGCCGGAGCTCTTGCCCTCGCCGCCGCCGAGGGGATGGTCAACCGGGTTCATGGCCACGCCGCGAACTTCGGGGCGCTTGCCAAGCCAGCGGTTACGCCCGGCCTTGCCGATGGAGATGTTCTCGTGCATCACGTTGCCGACCTGGCCGACGGTGGCCAGACAGGTGGACAGCACGTTGCGCACTTCGCCCGAAGGCAGACGCAGCAGGGCGTACTTGCCTTCCTTGGCCACGAGCTGGGCATAGGTTCCGGCGGCGCGGCACATCTGGCCGCCGCGCCCTGGGTTCAGCTCGATGTTGTGCAACAGCGTGCCGACCGGAATCTTTTTCAGCTGGAGCGCATTGCCCGGCTTGATGTCGGCGGCGTCGCCGGCGGTGATCATATCGCCGACCTTGATGCCAACCGGCGCCAAAATGTAACGTTTTTCACCGTCAGCGTAATGCAAAAGCGCAATACGGGCGCTACGGTTGGGGTCATACTCGATGGAGAAGACCTTGGCCGGAACCCCGAACTTGTCGCGCTTGAAGTCGATGATGCGATACAGGCGCTTGTTGCCGCCGCCGCGACGACGCGAGGTGATGCGGCCGTAGCAGTTGCGGCCGCACGAGGAGGTAATGCCCTCGGTAAGGGACTTCTCCGGCTCGCTGCGGGTGATCTCCTCGAAGGTAGACACCGTCTGGAACCGGCGGCCGGCCGAGGTCGGCTTAAGCTTGCGGATGGACATGTCTACACCCCTTCGAAGAACTCAATTTTATCGCCCTGGGCCAGGGTCACGTAGGCTTTCTTGTAGCCCGGAATCCGGCCGGTCACGCGTCCCATGCGGGAACGGGCGAGGCTTTTGTGCTTGACCACGCGCACGCCCTTGACCGTGACGGAGAAGGCCTTTTCCACGGCCTTGGCGATCTCGATCTTGTTGGCGGCGGGATGGACAAAAAACACCACCTGGTTGGCGGCGTCCTTCACCATCGTGGCCTTCTCGGAAATAACCGGCTTCAAAAGGATGTTAGCGTATTCCATGACCGAGCCTCTCCTGGACCTTGAGCGCCGCGTCCTTCATCATGACAACATGATCGTGCAGGAGGACGTCATACACATTAAGCATGTCCTGCCGCACGACCTTGATGCCAGGAAGGTTTCTGGCGGAAAGCTCGAGATTGTTATCCGACTCGGGCAGAACAATCAAGGCTTTTTTCCAGCTGAAATCAGAAACGACCTTGGCCATCAGCTTGGTCTTGACTTCCGGCAGCGCGATGGCGTCCAGGAGCACCAGCTGATCTTCCACGACCTTGGCCGAAAGGGCCATGCGCAGGGCCAGCTGGCGGACCTTGCGGTTCACCTTGAAGGAGTAGTCCCGGGGCTGCGGCCCGTGGACAACGGCGCCACCGCGCCACAGGGGCGAACGGGTGGAACCGGCCCGGGCGCGGCCGGTGCCCTTCTGACGCCAGGGCTTCTTGCCGCCGCCGCTGACGAAGGCGCGGGTCTTGACGCTGTGGGTGCCGGCGCGCTTGGCGGCCAGCTGGGCGCGGACAACGAGGTGCAGCAGTTCGGGCTGCACTTCGACTTCAAAAACCTCGGGGGCCAGATCGACAGTGCCGATTTCCTGGCAGCCCTGGTTGAACAATTTCACATTTGCCATGGCTTGCCCCCGTTACCCCTGCTTACGAACCACGACCACGCCGTTGCGCGGGCCGGGAATCTGTCCCTTGACCAAGATCAGGTTCATTTCGGGGCGGACGTCGACCACGGTGATGCTCGGCACGGTCACCGTGCGCGCGCCCATGTGGCCGGCCATCTTCTTGCCCTTCATGACCTTGCCGGGCTCGGTGTTGTTGCCGATGGAACCGCCGGAGCGATGGGCCTTTTCGGTGCCGTGGGTCTTTTTGAGACCGGCGAAGTTCCAGCGCTTCATGACGCCGGCAAACCCTTTACCGATGGAGGTGCCCGTGACCTTGACGATCTCACCCGGGGCGAAGATGTCCACGGTCACGTCCATGCCCTGCTCGAACGGCACGGGGCCGTCCAGGCGGATTTCCTTAAGCACCCGGAAGTAACCGCGGCCGGCCTTGTCCAGATGGCCCTTCTCGGGCTTGTTGGCCTTGCGTTCCGGGATCTCGTCGAACCCGATCTGCATGGCGTTGTACCCGTCTTTTTCCAGGTTCTTGACCTGGGTGACGGGGCAGGGTCCGGCCTGAATAACAGTGACCGGAATAATTGAGCCGTCGTCGCCGAAGACCCGGGTCATGCCCAGTTTTCGGCCGAGAATTCCAAGCGTGGCAGCCATGCCAACCCTTCCTTAGAGCTTAATTTCCACGTCAACACCGGCAGGAAGGCTCAGTTTCCCGAGCGCGTCCACGGTCTGCTGCGTGGGCTCCATAATGTCCAGGAGACGTTTGTGAACCCGCATCTCGAACTGTTCACGGGACTTCTTGTCGACGTGAACCGAGCGGTTGACCGTGACCTTGTGGATGTCCGTGGGCAACGGGATGGGACCGGCAACGCCGGCTCCGGTGTTGCGGGCAGTATCCACGATCTCGGCCACCGCCTTGTCCAGGATGCGGTAGTCGTAGGCCTTCAATTTGATACGGATGCGATCATTTTGCATGGAAACCATGATATTACTCCACAATCTCCGACACGACGCCAGCGCCGACGGTGCGGCCGCCTTCGCGGATGGCAAAGCGCAGGCCCTTTTCCATGGCGATGGGGGCGATCAGTTCCACGTTGAACGTGGCGTTGTCGCCCGGCATGACCATTTCAACACCTTCGTTGAGGGTCACCACGCCGGTGATGTCCGTGGTCCGGAAATAGAATTGGGGACGGTAGCCCGTAAAAAACGGGGTGTGGCGGCCGCCCTCTTCCTTGTTGAGGACGTACACTTCGGCCTTGAACTTGCGGTGCGGCGTGATGGAGCCGGGCTTGGCCAGAACCTGGCCGCGCTCGACGTCGTCGCGCTTGATGCCGCGCAGGAGCACGCCGACGTTGTCGCCAGCCTGGCCCTGATCGAGAATCTTGCGGAACATCTCGACGCCGGTGCAGGTCGTCTTGACCGTGTCCTTGATGCCGATGATGGCCACTTCGTCGCCCACGGTGACGATGCCGCGCTCGACACGACCGGTCACGACGGTGCCGCGGCCGGAGATGGAGAACACGTCTTCGATGGGCATGAGGAACGGCTTGTCGATGTCGCGCTTGGGCTCGGGGATAAACGAGTCGCAGGCGTCGAGCAGCTCGAAGATGGGCGCGGCCTCGGGGCTGTTGACGTCGGCCGCTTCCAGGGCCTTGAGGGCCGAACCCTTGATGACCGGGATGTCGTCGCCAGGGAAGCCGTACTTGGACAGCAGCTCGCGCACTTCCAGCTCGACCAGCTCAAGAAGTTCGGGGTCGTCAACCAGATCGACCTTGTTCATGAACACCACCAGCTGGGGCACGCCGACCTGACGGGCGAGCAGGATGTGCTCACGGGTCTGGGGCATGGGGCCGTCGGTGGCGGCGACGACGAGAATGCCGCCGTCCATCTGGGCCGCGCCGGTGATCATGTTCTTGATGTAGTCGGCGTGACCCGGGCAATCGACGTGGGCGTAGTGCCGCTTGTCGGTCTGGTATTCGACGTGGGCCGTGGCGATGGTGATGCCGCGTTCCTTTTCTTCCGGCGCCTTGTCGATCTGGTCAAAGGGAATGTACTCGCCATTGCCCTTGAGGCTGGCCAGACGCGTGATGGCGGCGGTCAGCGTGGTCTTGCCGTGGTCGATGTGACCGATGGTGCCGATATTGACGTGCGGCTTGTTGCGTTCAAATTTCGCCTTGCCCATAGGATCCCCCTGGAGCTTCCGCGCTTGCGGGTCTTCGTTGTAGTGCGTCCTCGCCCGAAACGCCGCGGGCGTTATTTCTTCTTCATTATCTCTTCAGCCAGACTGGCCGGAACACGCTCGTAGTGGTCGAAGATCATGGTGAACGTGGCGCGGCCCTGGGACTTGGAACGCAAGTCCGTGGCGTAGCCGAACATGGAGGACAGGGGGACGTGGGCCGTGATGACCTGGGCGCCCGCCCGAGCTTCCATGCGGGCGATACGGCCGCGACGGCCATTCAGATCGCCCATGATGTCGCCCATGTATTCGTCCGGAGTGACCACTTCGACGGCCATGATCGGCTCAAGCAGGACGGGCGAGGCCTTCTGCACGGCTTCCTTGAAGCACTGGGAACCGCAGATGAAAAACGCCTGCTCCGAAGAGTCCACTTCGTGGTAGGAACCAAAGACCAGCTTGACGCGGATGTCGACCAGCGGGAAGCCGGCCATGACGCCGCCCTTCATGGCATTCTGGATGCCTTTGTCGACAGCCGGAATGTATTCCTTGGGGATGATGCCGCCGGTGATGTCGTTGACGAATTCGTAGCCGCCGTCTTCCTTGGGCTCGATTTCGAGAACAACATGGCCGTACTGGCCGCGGCCGCCGGTCTGCTTGACGTAACGCAGATCGTTCTTGATCGCCTTGGTGATGGTCTCACGGTAGGCGACCTGGGGCTGGCCGACGTTGGCGTTGACGCCGAATTCACGCATGAGGCGGTCAACGATGATTTCCAGGTGCAATTCGCCCATGCCGGCGATCAGGGTCTGGCCGGATTCCTCGTCGGACTTGACGCGGAACGACGGATCTTCCTTGGTCAACTTGCCCAGGGCCTGGGACAGCGCGTCGCGGTCGGCCTTGGTCTTGGGCTCGATGGCCACTTCGATGACCGGCTCGGGGATGTCCAGGGACTCCAGGGCGACCGGGCGGTTTTCCGCGCACAGGGTGTCGCCGGTGGAGGTGATCTTCATGCCGACGGCGGCCACGATGTCGCCGGCTTCGGCTTCTTTTATCTCTTCACGCTTGTTGGCGTGCATCTTGAGCAGACGTCCGACGCGTTCCTTCTTGCCGGTGTTGGCGTTAAGGACGGTCATGCCGGATTCGATCTTGCCCGAGTACAAGCGCAGGAAGGTCAGGTGGCCGATGAACGGATCGCTCATGAGCTTGAACGCCAGGGCGGCCAGGGGCAGCTTGGGATCGCACGGACACTCGATGGCCTTCTCGGCGTCGTCGGGGTCGTGACCGACCATGGCCGGGATGTCCACCGGAGACGGCAGGTAGTCGACCACGGCGTCGAGCAGGGGCTGCACGCCCTTGTTCTTGAAGGCCGAACCGCACAGCACCGGGCAGATGGCCAGGCCGATGGTGGCCTTGCGCACGCCGGCGATGAGTTCCTCGGGGGTCAGTTCTTCTCCCGCGAGGTACTTCTCCATGAGGGCTTCGTCCTCTTCGGCGATGGCTTCAAGCATCTGCAGGCGCCATTCGTCGTAGAGATCCCGCATGTTGTCCGGGATTTCCTGGGTGACGTATTCCTTGCCCATGGTGGCGTCGTCAAAGATCAGGGCCTTGCCCTGGATCATGTCCACCACGCCGGTGAAGTTGTCTTCGGACCCGATGGGCAGCTGGAGCGGCACGGGCTTGGCGCCCAGGCGGTCCCGGATCATGTCCACGCAGCGGAAGAAGTTCGCGCCGGTGCGATCCATCTTGTTGACGAAGCTCATGCGGGGAACGCGATACCGCTCAGCCTGCCGCCAGACCGTCTCGGTCTGGGGCTCGACGCCGGCAACGGCGTCGAACACGGCCACGGCGCCGTCGAGGACGCGCAGGGAACGCTCGACCTCAATGGTGAAATCCACGTGGCCGGGCGTGTCAATGATGTTGATGCGGTGATCGCGCCAGTAGCAGGTGGTGGCAGCGGA
It contains:
- the fusA gene encoding elongation factor G, with product MSRTVPIERQRNIGIMAHIDAGKTTTTERILFYTGVSHKIGEVHDGQATMDWMVQEQERGITITSAATTCYWRDHRINIIDTPGHVDFTIEVERSLRVLDGAVAVFDAVAGVEPQTETVWRQAERYRVPRMSFVNKMDRTGANFFRCVDMIRDRLGAKPVPLQLPIGSEDNFTGVVDMIQGKALIFDDATMGKEYVTQEIPDNMRDLYDEWRLQMLEAIAEEDEALMEKYLAGEELTPEELIAGVRKATIGLAICPVLCGSAFKNKGVQPLLDAVVDYLPSPVDIPAMVGHDPDDAEKAIECPCDPKLPLAALAFKLMSDPFIGHLTFLRLYSGKIESGMTVLNANTGKKERVGRLLKMHANKREEIKEAEAGDIVAAVGMKITSTGDTLCAENRPVALESLDIPEPVIEVAIEPKTKADRDALSQALGKLTKEDPSFRVKSDEESGQTLIAGMGELHLEIIVDRLMREFGVNANVGQPQVAYRETITKAIKNDLRYVKQTGGRGQYGHVVLEIEPKEDGGYEFVNDITGGIIPKEYIPAVDKGIQNAMKGGVMAGFPLVDIRVKLVFGSYHEVDSSEQAFFICGSQCFKEAVQKASPVLLEPIMAVEVVTPDEYMGDIMGDLNGRRGRIARMEARAGAQVITAHVPLSSMFGYATDLRSKSQGRATFTMIFDHYERVPASLAEEIMKKK